One region of Bradyrhizobium betae genomic DNA includes:
- the metW gene encoding methionine biosynthesis protein MetW: MSVQEVLPLDGLAKEQSGQFRADHLLVAGMVKPGSKVLDVGCGEGDLLQLLETRGIDGRGIELSREGVNRCVAKGLAVVQGDADTDLVNYPDDAFDYVILSQTLQATRQPKVVLENLLRIGRRAIVSFPNFGFWRMRLQLLVGGHMPRTENLPASWYDTANIHFCTIKDFVELCDAIGVKMERAEALDLYGRPLRLRMPWWVWNLFGEQGVFLLTRGQGK, translated from the coding sequence ATGTCCGTACAGGAAGTGCTGCCGCTGGACGGCCTCGCCAAGGAGCAATCCGGCCAGTTTCGCGCCGACCATCTGCTGGTCGCCGGGATGGTCAAGCCGGGCTCGAAAGTGCTCGATGTCGGCTGCGGCGAGGGCGACCTGCTCCAGCTGCTGGAGACCCGCGGCATCGACGGTCGCGGCATCGAATTGTCGCGCGAGGGCGTCAACCGCTGCGTCGCCAAGGGTCTTGCGGTGGTGCAGGGCGATGCCGACACCGACCTCGTCAACTATCCCGACGACGCTTTCGACTACGTGATCCTGTCGCAGACGCTGCAGGCGACACGGCAGCCGAAGGTGGTACTGGAGAATCTGCTGCGCATCGGTCGCCGTGCCATCGTCTCGTTCCCGAATTTCGGCTTCTGGCGGATGCGGCTCCAGCTGCTGGTCGGCGGCCACATGCCGCGCACCGAAAATCTGCCGGCAAGCTGGTACGACACCGCCAACATTCATTTCTGCACCATCAAGGATTTCGTCGAGCTCTGCGACGCGATCGGCGTCAAGATGGAGCGCGCCGAGGCGCTCGATCTCTACGGCCGCCCGCTGCGGCTGCGGATGCCGTGGTGGGTGTGGAACCTGTTCGGCGAGCAGGGCGTGTTCCTGCTGACGCGCGGGCAGGGGAAGTAG